From the genome of Candidatus Omnitrophota bacterium:
TAAGAACTTCCAAGCATATAGGGTGGATAAGATTAATCTATACCCATCCGCGCCATTTAACTGATTCATTAATTGAGCTTATTGCTAAGAGTCCGCGTATTTGTAAATATATTGATTTGCCTATTCAACATATAAATGATAAAATTTTAAGAAGTATGGGTCGAAAGACAACCAAGAAAGACATCGTCAACTTGCTCTCTAAAATTAGAAAGAAAATTCCTAACTGTGCGATTCGGACATCGGTGATTGTTGGTTTCCCTGGTGAAGGGGAGAAAGAATTTAAGGAGCTGCTTCAGTTTCTAAAAGATATCCAGTTTGAGCGCTTGGGAGCTTTTACTTATTCTCAAGAAGAAGGAACCCCGGCTTATAATTTTAAACCCCAGGTGAATCAGAGAACTAAACTAAAACGTAAGTCAATAGTTATGAATTTACAAAAACAAATCAGCGCCAAATTGAATCAAAAGTTTATCGGTCAGGAATTAGATGTTTTGGTTGAAGAAAAAAGAACTGGATTTTTCTTAGGCCGGACCCAGTTTGATGCGCCGGAGGTCGATGGAGTTGTTTTTATAAAGAAAAATAATCTAAAAATAGGCGATTTTTACAGGGCGAAAATAGTCGATGCTTATGACTATGATTTAGTCGCAATTTAATCAATTGATAAAAAATGAATATTGCTAATAAGCTTACAATCTTGAGAATATTATTGGCTTTTGTCTGTATTGGCTTTATTTTAGTTAACAGTTTTTCATCGTTAGTGATTGCTCTTATTATTTTTATCATTGCTTCAGTAACTGATTTTTTAGACGGCTACTTAGCTCGTAAGTACAATTTAATTTCCGATCTAGGAAAACTTCTTGATCCGATAGCGGATAAGATATTAATTATTGGTGTATTTTGTGCTTTTTTAGAGTTAGGAGTTGTTAATGCCTGGATGGTAAGCTCAATTATGCTTCGTGAGTTTATTATTACTGGTTTGCGTTTTTACGGTTTGAGCAAGGGGGTTGTTTTGGAGGCAAGGCGCCTAGGCAAACATAAAACCTTATCTCAAGTGATCGGGCTGGGAGTCATCCTTCTTACTCTTATTTTGTTTAAGGTTCTACCTGAGAGCAAAATGGTAATTCTTCTTTATCACTTGTTCATACCGGTTTTAATGTGGTATATCGTAGGTATTACTTTGCTTTCGGGAGTTTATTATTTTTGGGTAAACCGTCGGACAATAAGAACCTTTTAATCCCTCGCAGAAATCCCCGGGCTTTAGCCCGAGGGATGAATGTACATTGTTTTCTGCTCGGGAGGAAGCCTCGGTCTTTAGACCGAGGAGCTTCACTGAAACTTAGATTTTTCTTCGAAAAATCTCTAGTTGAATTAGTCCTGAGGAGCGAAGCGACGAAGGATAATTCCTGAGTATAGGCAGGGTTTATTATTGAAGTTATATGAGCAGTAAAAAAACAGTTTTAGTTACCGGTTCTGCCGGTTTAATTGGTTCAGAGTGCGTTCTTTTTTTTGCAGCAAAAGGGTTTAAGGTTATTGGTGTAGACAATAACATGAGAAAAAAGCTCTTTGGCGACGAAGCTTCAATCCAATGGAATAAGAATTTCTTGTTGGAGAAGGTTCCTGAGTATGTTCATTATGATATTGATATTAGGGACCAAAAAAAGATACAAGAATTATTTAATCAATATAAGTTTGATTTAATTATTCACGCTGCCGCTCAACCTTCTCATGATTGGGCAGTGAAAGACCCTAATCTTGATTTTACGATCAATGCTAACGGCACCTTAATTTTGCTTGAGAATTTTAGGAAGTATGCTCCGGAGGCGGTTTTTATATTTATATCTACTAATAAGGTTTATGGGGACAGGCCTAATAAATTACCTTTCATAGAGCTTCCGATGAGGTATGAATTACCTTTTGATCATCAATATTACTCAGGCATAGACGAAGCTTTGAGCATAGATAATTGTCTTCATAGTTTGTTTGGTGCTTCGAAAGTAGCCGCAGATATTCTTGTTCAGGAATATGGAAAATACTTTGACTTAAAAACCGCTGTATTCAGGGGTGGGTGTTTAACTGGTCCGGCTCATTCTGGGGCTGAACTTCATGGATTTTTGTCATATCTAGTGAGATGCTGTATAACTGAGAAGAAATACACTATCTATGGCTATAAAGGTAAGCAGGTCAGGGATAATATACATTCTTATGATTTGGTGAATGCGCTTTATAATTTTTATTTAAAGCCTAATTACGGAGAGGTTTATAATATTGGAGGAAGTCGGTTGTCTAATATTTCGGTATTGGAAGCTATTGAGTTGTGTGAAAAAGTATCTGGCAAAAAATTAATTTATGAATATACAGATAAAAGCAGAAAAGGAGACCATATTTGGTGGATAAGTGATGTTTCAAAATTTAAAAGTCATTATCCCGAATGGGAGATAACCTATAATATTGAAAAGATAATTGAAGAGATATTTACTCAACAGCAAAAAATTCAATATACTTATGGAACCTAAAAACAAAAAAACCTCTCGATTCGATAAAGTTTATCTAATTCTAGCTACCCTTTTTGGTGTTGGCCACGTTCCCTTGGCTCCGGGAACCGCCGGCTGTCTTCCAGCAGTTTTAGTTTTTATTTTGATTAGAAATCCGGTCCATTTTTTTATTTTTACCGTAATTTCAGTAACTGTAGCTTTTTTAGTTTCATCAAGGGCTGAAAAGATTTACGCCAAGAAAGATTGCAAATTAATAGTTATTGATGATTTTTCA
Proteins encoded in this window:
- the pgsA gene encoding CDP-diacylglycerol--glycerol-3-phosphate 3-phosphatidyltransferase, whose protein sequence is MNIANKLTILRILLAFVCIGFILVNSFSSLVIALIIFIIASVTDFLDGYLARKYNLISDLGKLLDPIADKILIIGVFCAFLELGVVNAWMVSSIMLREFIITGLRFYGLSKGVVLEARRLGKHKTLSQVIGLGVILLTLILFKVLPESKMVILLYHLFIPVLMWYIVGITLLSGVYYFWVNRRTIRTF
- a CDS encoding phosphatidylglycerophosphatase A, producing the protein MEPKNKKTSRFDKVYLILATLFGVGHVPLAPGTAGCLPAVLVFILIRNPVHFFIFTVISVTVAFLVSSRAEKIYAKKDCKLIVIDDFSGMLITFLFLPQEIRYIICGFFLFRMLDMLKIPPANIIERYPGSRGVVGDDLIAGIYSNLILQSVRGLLAIIV
- a CDS encoding MiaB/RimO family radical SAM methylthiotransferase, giving the protein MSKKSFSIVSLGCFRNNYDSLRLKKQLLEKGFNFKESSEKTDTIVINTCGFIDSAKEESLAVINEALDLKRKKKVKKIVVVGCLVERYRKELESSFKEVDEWQGVFELKSFSAKLKETENAYSDFLKICEGCLNRCSFCTIPDIKGPLKSRVISDILKEVRYLDKHKLKELNLIGQDITSWGKDLKPKKDLVLLLKKILRTSKHIGWIRLIYTHPRHLTDSLIELIAKSPRICKYIDLPIQHINDKILRSMGRKTTKKDIVNLLSKIRKKIPNCAIRTSVIVGFPGEGEKEFKELLQFLKDIQFERLGAFTYSQEEGTPAYNFKPQVNQRTKLKRKSIVMNLQKQISAKLNQKFIGQELDVLVEEKRTGFFLGRTQFDAPEVDGVVFIKKNNLKIGDFYRAKIVDAYDYDLVAI
- a CDS encoding NAD-dependent epimerase/dehydratase family protein translates to MSSKKTVLVTGSAGLIGSECVLFFAAKGFKVIGVDNNMRKKLFGDEASIQWNKNFLLEKVPEYVHYDIDIRDQKKIQELFNQYKFDLIIHAAAQPSHDWAVKDPNLDFTINANGTLILLENFRKYAPEAVFIFISTNKVYGDRPNKLPFIELPMRYELPFDHQYYSGIDEALSIDNCLHSLFGASKVAADILVQEYGKYFDLKTAVFRGGCLTGPAHSGAELHGFLSYLVRCCITEKKYTIYGYKGKQVRDNIHSYDLVNALYNFYLKPNYGEVYNIGGSRLSNISVLEAIELCEKVSGKKLIYEYTDKSRKGDHIWWISDVSKFKSHYPEWEITYNIEKIIEEIFTQQQKIQYTYGT